One window of Pectobacterium carotovorum genomic DNA carries:
- a CDS encoding ISAs1 family transposase has translation MTIFNYINEIPDPRCETNKKHELMDVIFLTFAAVLSGASGWKAIQQFGECQLPWLRQHSPFANGIPKRHCIANIIKALDSQSLMSALLSWINERRSGNGRKQIAIDGKTLRGTGNGFLAQALHVVSAYDIGNGIALYQQLTERKGKEGPVARQLIECLSLENATVTLDALHCQVETLQLICQRKGEFIVGIKGNQKKLYEFVKQRFSSCYDDEGLATHSENNQAHGRTEYRQVMQIDADLPEELKQRWPTIRTLIEVVSERGERGKVVHRESRWYVSSLAVDARVASQMIREHWCIENQLHWVLDVVFREDEMNLKDPEGAAHMALFNRVALSVLKQHEGKKDSIAGKRQCAGWSGDFRSEVIFG, from the coding sequence ATGACCATCTTTAATTATATCAATGAAATACCCGACCCTCGCTGCGAGACGAATAAAAAGCATGAATTGATGGACGTCATTTTCCTCACCTTTGCTGCCGTGCTCAGCGGCGCATCGGGTTGGAAAGCCATACAGCAATTCGGTGAGTGCCAACTCCCGTGGCTGAGACAGCATTCTCCTTTTGCTAATGGTATTCCAAAACGTCATTGTATCGCCAATATTATCAAGGCATTAGATAGCCAGTCCCTGATGTCGGCACTGTTAAGCTGGATTAATGAACGTCGCAGTGGTAATGGCAGAAAACAGATAGCAATTGACGGTAAAACACTTCGCGGAACGGGCAACGGCTTTTTAGCGCAAGCCCTGCATGTCGTCAGCGCTTACGACATTGGCAATGGTATTGCGTTGTATCAACAACTTACTGAAAGAAAAGGTAAAGAAGGACCAGTGGCCCGCCAGCTTATTGAATGTCTGTCGCTGGAAAATGCCACCGTCACGCTGGATGCTCTTCATTGTCAGGTGGAGACATTGCAGCTTATCTGTCAGCGTAAAGGCGAGTTTATCGTCGGCATTAAAGGGAACCAAAAAAAGCTGTATGAATTTGTTAAACAGCGTTTTTCTTCATGTTATGACGATGAAGGGCTGGCGACGCACAGTGAAAATAATCAGGCGCATGGGCGGACGGAATATCGTCAGGTGATGCAGATAGATGCGGACCTTCCCGAGGAGTTAAAACAACGCTGGCCGACAATTCGTACGTTAATAGAAGTGGTGAGTGAACGTGGTGAGCGGGGAAAGGTGGTACACAGAGAGTCGCGTTGGTATGTCAGTTCGTTGGCGGTAGACGCACGGGTAGCGTCACAAATGATACGCGAGCATTGGTGTATAGAAAATCAACTGCATTGGGTATTGGATGTGGTTTTCAGAGAGGATGAGATGAACCTGAAAGACCCGGAAGGAGCGGCGCATATGGCGCTGTTCAATCGAGTCGCGTTGAGTGTTCTGAAACAGCATGAAGGTAAAAAAGATAGCATAGCGGGCAAACGACAATGTGCCGGATGGTCAGGAGATTTTCGTAGCGAGGTTATCTTTGGTTAA